In one window of Arachis ipaensis cultivar K30076 chromosome B06, Araip1.1, whole genome shotgun sequence DNA:
- the LOC107648610 gene encoding cell division cycle protein 48 homolog (The sequence of the model RefSeq protein was modified relative to this genomic sequence to represent the inferred CDS: added 54 bases not found in genome assembly): protein MANQSESSDPKGTKRDFSTAILERKKAPNRLVVDEAVNDDNSVVALHPDTMEKLQLFRGDTILIKGKKRKDTICIALADDTCEEPKIRMNKVVRNNLRVRLGDVVSVHQCADVKYGKRVHILPVDDTVEGVTGNLFDAYLKPYFLEAYRPVRKGDLFLVRGGMRSVEFKVIETDPSEYCVVAPDTEIFCEGEPVKREDENRLDEVGYDDVGGVRKQMAQIRELVELPLRHPQLFKSIGVKPPKGILLYGPPGSGKTLIARAVANETGAFFFCINGPEIMSKLAGESESNLRKAFEEAEKNAPSIIFIDEIDSIAPKREKTHGEVERRIVSQLLTLMDGLKSRAHVIVIGATNRPNSIDPALRRFGRFDREIDIGVPDEVGRLEVLRIHTKNMKLSEDVDLEKIAKDTHGYVGADLAALCTEAALQCIREKMDVIDLEDESIDAEILNSMAVTNEHFSTALGSSNPSALRETVVEVPNVSWEDIGGLENVKRELQETVQYPVEHPEKFEKFGMSPSKGVLFYGPPGCGKTLLAKAIANECQANFISVKGPELLTMWFGESEANVREIFDKARGSAPCVLFFDELDSIATQRGSSVGDAGGAADRVLNQLLTEMDGMSAKKTVFIIGATNRPDIIDPALLRPGRLDQLIYIPLPDEDSRHQIFKACLRKSPISKDVDLRALAKYTQGFSGADITEICQRACKYAIRENIEKDIERERRRRDNPEAMEEDVEDEVAEIKAAHFEESMKYARRSVSDADIRKYQAFAQTLQQSRGFGTEFRFADTTSGGTAAASDPFASAGGADEDDLYS, encoded by the exons ATGGCGAACCAATCTGAATCATCTGATCC GAAGGGAACGAAGAGGGATTTCAGCACTGCGATTCTTGAGCGGAAGAAGGCGCCGAATCGGCTTGTTGTTGACGAGGCCGTCAACGATGACAACTCCGTCGTCGCGCTTCA gggaaagaaaaggaaagacaCAATCTGTATTGCACTTGCTGATGACACATGTGAGGAACCAAAAATAAGGATGAACAAGGTTGTGAGAAACAACCTTAGGGTTAGGCTTGGAGATGTCGTCTCTGTGCATCAATGTGCTGATGTCAAGTATGGAAAGAGAGTCCACATTCTTCCCGTTGACGACACTGTTGAAGGAGTAACAGGGAATCTCTTTGATGCATACTTAAAAC CTTATTTCCTGGAGGCATATCGTCCAGTGAGGAAGGGTGACCTCTTTCTCGTGAGAGGAGGGATGAGAAGTGTGGAGTTCAAGGTTATTGAAACTGACCCATCTGAGTACTGTGTTGTTGCTCCAGACACAGAGATCTTCTGTGAAGGGGAACCCGTTAAAAGGGAAGATGAGAACAGATTAGATGAGGTTGGTTATGATGATGTTGGTGGTGTAAGAAAGCAGATGGCACAGATTCGGGAACTAGTGGAGCTGCCACTGAGGCACCCACAATTGTTCAAGTCTATTGGTGTTAAGCCACCAAAAGGAATTCTGCTGTATGGACCTCCTGGGTCTGGCAAGACTTTAATTGCCCGAGCAGTTGCGAATGAGACTGGTGCTTTCTTTTTCTGCATCAATGGCCCTGAGATCATGTCAAAACTGGCTGGTGAGAGTGAAAGCAATCTAAGAAAGGCATTTGAGGAAGCAGAGAAGAATGCACCTTCAATCATATTCATTGATGAGATAGATTCAATAGCTCCAAAGAGGGAGAAGACTCATGGAGAAGTTGAGAGGAGGATTGTTTCCCAACTCTTGACCCTCATGGATGGCCTTAAATCTCGTGCACATGTAATTGTTATTGGAGCTACAAATCGCCCGAATAGCATTGACCCTGCTCTTAGGAGGTTTGGAAGATTTGATAGGGAGATAGATATTGGTGTTCCAGATGAAGTTGGGCGTCTTGAAGTTCTTCGTATTCACACAAAGAATATGAAGCTTTCCGAAGAT GTTGATTTGGAGAAGATTGCTAAGGACACCCATGGATATGTTGGTGCTGATCTTGCTGCTTTGTGTACTGAAGCTGCACTTCAATGCATCAGAGAGAAAATGGATGTGATTGACTTGGAAGATGAATCAATTGATGCTGAGATATTGAACTCAATGGCAGTAACAAATGAGCACTTCTCAACTGCTCTTGGCTCAAGCAATCCTTCTGCTCTCCGTGAAACA GTTGTTGAAGTGCCCAATGTCAGCTGGGAAGATATTGGTGGTCTTGAAAACGTTAAGAGAGAACTCCAAGAG ACTGTTCAATATCCAGTGGAACACCCTGAAAAGTTTGAGAAGTTTGGAATGTCACCTTCAAAGGGTGTCCTTTTCTATGGTCCTCCTGGTTGTGGTAAAACGCTTTTGGCAAAGGCAATTGCCAACGAATGTCAGGCAAACTTCATCAGTGTCAAGGGTCCAGAGCTACTCACAATGTGGTTTGGAGAAAGTGAGGCTAATGTGAGGGAAATTTTTGACAAGGCTCGTGGTTCTGCTCCATGTGTCCTATTCTTTGATGAACTTGACTCTATTGCAACTCAG AGAGGTAGCAGTGTTGGGGAtgctggtggtgctgctgatagGGTTTTGAATCAACTTCTTACTGAAATGGATGGGATGTCAGCAAAGAAAACTGTCTTCATAATTGGTGCCACCAATCGACCAGACATCATAGACCCTGCTCTTCTACGTCCTGGCCGTCTAGATCAGTTGATTTATATCCCTCTCCCAGATGAGGATTCACGTCATCAGATATTTAAAGCTTGCTTGAGAAAATCCCCCATCTCAAAAGATGTTGACCTTAGAGCTCTTGCGAAGTACACTCAAGGTTTTAGTGGTGCTGATATCACTGAGATTTGCCAGCGTGCATGCAAGTATGCCATAAGAGAAAATATTGAGAAG GACATTGAGAGAGAAAGGAGGAGAAGGGACAACCCAGAGgcaatggaagaggatgttgAAGACGAAGTGGCAGAAATCAAGGCAGCTCATTTTGAGGAGTCTATGAAGTATGCACGAAGGAGTGTTAGCGATGCCGACATTCGCAAGTACCAGGCATTTGCCCAAACATTGCAGCAGTCAAGAGGTTTTGGAACCGAGTTTCGGTTCGCAGATACTACCTCTGGTGGTACCGCAGCGGCATCCGATCCATTTGCATCTGCTGGGGGAGCTGATGAAGATGATCTTTACAGTTAA